A single window of Rubripirellula lacrimiformis DNA harbors:
- a CDS encoding beta strand repeat-containing protein — translation MNKRPSRIARLFANSVVTRESSSTSECTGATSSNPPHGRSKSSMRQRTRRRLHAEGLEARRLLAAYVVDTVDDSTAVDGLVSLREAIEAANTNSAVGDAIAGEGAATDTITFAAGLSAMTITLGSELSIVDSLDISLGAGENITVDGGGNGRVFSVGTGSTSVSISGITLSGGVADNGGAILVAAGESLVLDGVTLTSNEANGDAATEGGGALFNDGGSVTITNSTISGNVASGAAGSGGGLMNFGGTLMVSNTTIDSNVANRAGGGIESTTDSTNTLTDVTLSNNNAGVSPAVARPGNGGGMHLSGNAGVTITGGLITNNTAAQEGGGLWNSTATMTIDGTTISGNTASGDAADDGGGAVFNNGGSVDISNATMQDNAADGVAGSGGAILNLGGTLVVTASEISQNEANRAGGGIEATAGTINTLTNVTLDDNVAGIVASPGNGGGLHITGAGDATVTGGTVSGNLAANEGGGLWNGSGTMMVSGGTQLSNNTAGNDDADNGGGAIFNSGGIVNVSGATISGNMAVGTRGSGGGILNVDGGSLTVSTTTISGNSADGILTGDGGGGILSIDGTVTISDSDILENTADGIAGSGGGILSRGGQLTITDTVIAGNLANRAGGGIELGSVLATLTDVTLGGTNPADGNSVAFGVPSPGNGGGLHVSADSAVTIVRGSVQNNTAIEGGGLWNSSTGQMTITGTTITQNIATRGGGIHNDAGSSTADQLYSLNFTPLNTSGVSGTGNVTVSSPTATTRTIRVVIHATGLEDLSGIPGAIHVAHIHGQFAGNADRPILEQGDGVFFDGTGGTGNAAPPTASVAPSLGEDDGRTVADGFLDFLEGRPKYGPVLLNLTSTQMRDAAPNGSNPPAGVPPLTHFLSLAGSSDIDPAALFPNGTDFTLDTTYTFDLTDPDEARQFANLSPLSLREIVLHGQSIDKAVSDAIDAATMGTAPGGVDLGNGMAFRVTAPVAVAEVQAVGGRLTITDATISGNEALENGGGILNEAGDVHLVDTDLMGNSSGADEPGEGGGAIFSGGTMSIAGGTIDQNTAIVGLGNGGGILNTGTLRVTGTAITANSAARAGGGIENSGTLELFSTTLGNNVTGINGGGLHVSDNGVVTIADGAVTGNTAGREGGGLWNNSSLMTVDGTTLSGNTASGDAADDGGGAIFNNGGTLMVRTVTIINNTADGASGSGGGIMNLGGTLLVDSSSITNNVANRAGGGIESTSGSSTSLTDVTLSANTAGPSGSAAPGSGGGLHVTGAGSVSITGTTVAGNVAASEGGGLWNGSARMTLSDVIISGNTASGDAFDQGGGGVFNSSGTVRIDDQTRIEGNVADGAAGSGGGILNDAGGTLIVADSIIRQNIANRAGGGIETGTNSTVVMTDVTLDQNQAGTAPATAAPGNGGGLHVSGSGDVTIIGGIVSDNQAASEGGGLWNGSGRMIVDGTTVSQNTASGNAADQGGGGLFNEAGELIVRGNSMIIQNVANGTSGSGGGILNNVGASLVIQNSEVSSNAASRAGGGIEDNAGSSTTITNSRLTNNTAASSPGNGGALHVTGAGNVSIVSTTVAGNTASNEGGGLWNSAVGIMSVSRSTLSGNEAIDGGGIFGDGAGGSLSVVNTTISDNTAMGKGGGMSVEGGALTLIGVTVAQNAAAVGGGINYETTSAIISNSILATNTATTNPNGAGALASGGNNLFGDPTGLIITGSTDPVDVDPLLGPLSDNGGPTLTHALLAGSPALDAGAMFGLTQDQRGVARPQGPAIDIGAFESSLAAPLNDGDIDANDSAPGSAGDSAADSFNVTFDAVSNVYVVTVNGNEVQRVAPGTVSVIRITGSSDNDTVTINDGSAASPGTPPQNFEILGFGGDDTVTINSLNSGNSVSIDGGDGNDTVNVGDAFADTAVAGTVMVSGGSQSGPNRRIRTGGLVSPNNPYDATSQYVESTPASSATGDTLNVHVRSASTSQKVSVDMVDQTITRSFIRLVSFEGFETIGLATGEGDDSIEVRTSAAGGNVLTVDGRGGDDVVSVLGTTGNDALLVQSIMTDATARTSTEVGNVEFLFIDGQAGNDVIINDAGGGSVGTSPISVLSGGAGDDILIGGNRTDAIFGGDGTDAILGGAGDDFLFTDHDPDGQRYSSSGELILTGSGSDRGVGIDGDVVVGQLTTETTDGGISISIFPQSDFPTASLADVDALIAESFSTLAGLGFDFPLIDGPATDLGEVDFQLLEGLSLSNRTTVQFALTARQAGTLTVETVVGSDTDGPIRFVLLDDQGRFLAVATPQAGNERLDIDVTAGQAVRIAIYGGNTDFDLRINNLVSGTMLPIVAGTAGDDVFELMTIGNTANFSVNGTTYSRQLPAGEQIEFLSSGGEDQLRLSASDGMARVLKQGNSVAAFGDQIAALVRGIPIVEVLVGDLRPLLQNPLDRFDVTGDGQVTALDALRIINYLDRSGIGPISDVIERIDQSILGFINGTSDIDVNGDNAITALDALQVINRLGVVGGPGSEQVEFVIDPGQTAIDTLFGSDDDEDDANADGENRLF, via the coding sequence ATGAACAAGCGTCCTTCTCGTATCGCACGTCTTTTCGCGAACTCTGTCGTCACTCGTGAATCATCGAGCACTTCCGAATGCACCGGAGCCACGTCCAGCAATCCACCCCACGGGCGAAGCAAGTCCAGCATGCGGCAGCGAACTCGGCGCCGTCTGCACGCCGAAGGGTTAGAGGCCAGACGGTTGTTGGCTGCCTATGTCGTTGACACGGTGGATGATTCGACGGCCGTCGACGGATTGGTCAGTTTGCGAGAGGCGATCGAAGCGGCCAACACGAACTCGGCTGTCGGCGACGCGATCGCGGGCGAAGGTGCAGCGACTGATACGATCACCTTTGCAGCCGGATTGTCGGCGATGACGATCACGCTTGGCAGCGAACTATCCATTGTCGATTCGCTGGACATCTCGTTAGGCGCCGGGGAAAACATCACGGTGGATGGCGGCGGCAACGGCCGAGTCTTTTCGGTCGGTACCGGCAGCACCAGTGTATCGATCAGCGGAATCACGTTGTCCGGCGGTGTGGCGGACAACGGTGGCGCGATCCTGGTCGCGGCTGGGGAAAGCCTGGTGCTGGACGGTGTGACGCTAACCAGCAACGAGGCCAATGGCGACGCGGCCACTGAGGGCGGCGGTGCGTTGTTCAACGATGGCGGATCGGTCACCATCACAAATTCGACGATCAGCGGGAATGTGGCATCGGGAGCAGCGGGCAGCGGTGGCGGGCTGATGAATTTCGGCGGCACGCTGATGGTTTCCAACACGACGATCGACAGCAACGTCGCCAATCGCGCCGGTGGTGGGATCGAATCCACGACGGACTCGACCAACACGCTGACCGACGTGACGCTCAGCAACAACAACGCGGGTGTTTCCCCAGCGGTCGCACGCCCCGGCAACGGTGGCGGCATGCACTTGTCGGGCAACGCCGGCGTCACCATCACGGGCGGATTGATCACCAACAATACCGCGGCCCAAGAGGGCGGTGGATTGTGGAACAGCACGGCCACGATGACGATCGATGGCACCACCATTTCCGGCAACACGGCCAGCGGCGATGCAGCGGACGATGGCGGTGGGGCGGTTTTCAACAATGGCGGCTCGGTCGACATCAGCAACGCAACGATGCAAGACAACGCGGCCGATGGTGTGGCCGGCAGTGGCGGCGCGATCCTGAACCTGGGCGGAACGTTGGTCGTCACGGCATCGGAGATCAGTCAAAACGAAGCCAACCGAGCCGGCGGCGGAATCGAGGCGACCGCGGGCACCATCAACACGCTGACGAACGTCACCTTGGATGACAACGTGGCGGGAATCGTCGCGTCACCGGGCAACGGTGGCGGGCTGCACATCACCGGCGCGGGCGATGCCACGGTCACCGGCGGCACGGTCAGCGGCAACCTAGCGGCCAACGAAGGCGGCGGTCTGTGGAACGGATCGGGAACCATGATGGTCAGCGGTGGCACCCAGCTGAGTAACAATACGGCGGGCAATGACGACGCCGACAACGGTGGCGGAGCCATCTTCAATAGCGGCGGCATCGTGAACGTTTCCGGTGCCACGATCAGCGGCAACATGGCGGTGGGAACCCGCGGCAGCGGCGGCGGGATTTTGAATGTGGACGGTGGGTCGTTGACCGTGTCCACCACGACGATTTCGGGGAACAGCGCCGATGGGATCCTAACGGGTGATGGCGGCGGCGGGATTCTAAGTATCGACGGCACCGTCACGATCAGCGATTCGGACATCCTAGAGAACACTGCCGACGGAATCGCGGGCAGCGGCGGTGGGATCCTGTCACGCGGCGGCCAGTTGACGATCACCGACACAGTGATCGCCGGCAACTTGGCCAACCGAGCGGGCGGCGGTATCGAACTGGGCAGCGTGTTGGCGACGCTGACCGATGTGACGCTGGGTGGCACCAACCCTGCCGATGGCAACTCGGTCGCGTTCGGAGTCCCCAGTCCGGGCAACGGGGGCGGGCTGCACGTGTCCGCGGATTCCGCGGTTACCATCGTCCGCGGCAGCGTTCAAAACAACACAGCCATCGAAGGCGGCGGTCTTTGGAATTCGTCCACCGGCCAGATGACGATCACCGGCACGACGATCACCCAGAACATCGCGACTCGCGGCGGTGGCATCCACAACGACGCCGGGTCGTCGACGGCCGACCAGTTGTATTCGTTGAACTTCACACCGCTGAACACATCGGGAGTCTCCGGAACCGGCAATGTGACGGTCAGTTCACCGACCGCGACGACTCGCACGATTCGAGTCGTCATCCATGCCACGGGGCTAGAGGACCTGAGCGGTATTCCCGGCGCGATCCACGTGGCGCATATCCACGGACAGTTTGCGGGCAACGCCGATCGGCCCATTTTGGAACAAGGCGATGGAGTCTTTTTTGATGGCACCGGAGGCACCGGCAACGCGGCCCCGCCAACAGCATCGGTCGCACCATCGTTGGGCGAGGATGACGGACGGACGGTGGCGGACGGTTTCCTGGATTTCTTGGAAGGTCGCCCCAAGTACGGTCCGGTGTTGTTGAATTTGACGTCGACTCAAATGCGTGACGCGGCGCCCAATGGTTCCAACCCGCCCGCTGGCGTTCCGCCGCTGACCCACTTTTTGTCTTTAGCGGGTTCCAGCGACATCGATCCGGCCGCGTTGTTTCCCAACGGCACGGATTTCACCCTGGACACGACCTACACGTTTGATTTGACGGATCCGGACGAGGCTCGCCAGTTCGCCAATCTGTCGCCGTTGTCGCTGCGAGAAATTGTGCTGCACGGTCAATCGATCGACAAAGCGGTCTCCGACGCCATCGATGCGGCAACGATGGGAACCGCGCCGGGTGGCGTCGACCTGGGCAACGGGATGGCGTTCCGCGTGACGGCGCCGGTTGCCGTCGCAGAAGTGCAAGCCGTCGGTGGGCGTTTGACCATCACCGACGCCACGATTTCGGGGAATGAAGCCCTCGAAAACGGCGGTGGTATTCTGAACGAAGCCGGTGACGTGCATCTGGTCGACACCGATCTGATGGGAAATTCGTCCGGTGCCGATGAACCCGGCGAAGGCGGTGGTGCGATCTTCAGCGGCGGAACCATGTCGATCGCGGGAGGCACGATTGACCAGAACACAGCGATCGTCGGGCTGGGCAACGGCGGCGGCATCCTGAACACGGGGACGCTGCGTGTTACCGGAACCGCGATCACGGCCAACAGTGCCGCGCGTGCGGGTGGCGGCATCGAGAACTCTGGAACACTGGAACTGTTTTCGACGACGCTTGGCAACAACGTCACCGGCATCAACGGTGGTGGGTTGCACGTCAGCGACAACGGAGTCGTCACGATCGCCGATGGTGCGGTCACCGGCAACACGGCTGGTCGCGAGGGTGGCGGGCTGTGGAACAACAGCAGTTTGATGACCGTCGACGGCACCACCTTATCGGGAAATACGGCTAGCGGCGACGCGGCCGACGATGGTGGCGGCGCCATCTTCAACAACGGCGGAACACTGATGGTTCGCACGGTCACCATCATCAACAACACGGCCGATGGTGCGTCCGGCAGCGGCGGCGGGATCATGAACTTGGGGGGAACGTTGTTGGTGGATTCGAGTTCGATTACCAACAATGTTGCCAATCGCGCCGGCGGCGGTATCGAATCGACCTCTGGTTCGTCCACATCGCTGACCGACGTGACTCTATCGGCAAACACGGCTGGCCCATCGGGATCGGCCGCGCCCGGCAGCGGTGGCGGATTGCACGTCACCGGTGCCGGATCGGTGTCCATTACCGGCACGACGGTCGCCGGGAACGTGGCGGCGTCGGAAGGTGGTGGACTGTGGAATGGCAGCGCGCGGATGACGCTGTCGGATGTGATCATTTCGGGCAACACGGCCAGCGGTGATGCATTCGACCAAGGTGGTGGCGGTGTCTTCAATTCGTCGGGAACCGTTCGCATCGATGACCAAACTCGCATCGAAGGCAACGTTGCCGATGGGGCCGCAGGCAGCGGCGGCGGAATTCTGAATGATGCCGGCGGAACGCTGATCGTTGCCGATTCGATCATTCGCCAAAACATCGCCAATCGTGCTGGGGGCGGAATCGAAACCGGTACCAATTCGACGGTCGTGATGACCGATGTGACGTTGGACCAAAACCAAGCCGGCACGGCTCCGGCAACCGCCGCACCGGGCAACGGTGGTGGGTTGCATGTTTCCGGAAGCGGTGACGTGACGATCATCGGCGGGATTGTCAGCGACAATCAGGCGGCGTCCGAAGGCGGTGGTCTATGGAACGGATCGGGCCGAATGATCGTCGACGGGACCACGGTTTCGCAGAACACCGCGTCCGGAAACGCCGCCGATCAAGGCGGTGGCGGGTTGTTCAACGAAGCGGGCGAACTGATCGTACGCGGCAACAGCATGATCATCCAGAATGTCGCCAACGGAACCAGCGGCAGTGGCGGGGGCATCCTGAACAACGTCGGTGCTAGCTTGGTGATTCAGAATTCGGAAGTGTCGTCCAACGCAGCTTCGCGAGCCGGCGGTGGCATCGAAGACAATGCGGGTTCGTCAACGACGATCACCAACAGCCGTTTGACCAACAACACGGCCGCGTCCAGTCCTGGCAACGGCGGTGCGCTGCACGTGACGGGCGCGGGCAACGTTTCGATCGTATCGACCACTGTTGCGGGCAACACGGCCAGCAACGAAGGCGGCGGCCTTTGGAACAGTGCTGTCGGAATCATGTCGGTATCCCGGTCGACGCTAAGCGGCAACGAAGCGATTGACGGTGGCGGAATCTTTGGCGACGGCGCCGGTGGTTCGCTGTCGGTGGTCAACACGACGATTTCCGACAACACGGCGATGGGCAAAGGCGGCGGGATGTCGGTCGAAGGTGGCGCGCTGACGTTGATAGGCGTCACGGTCGCCCAGAACGCGGCGGCGGTCGGTGGCGGTATCAACTATGAAACCACGTCGGCGATCATTTCCAATTCGATCTTGGCGACAAACACGGCGACCACCAACCCGAACGGTGCAGGAGCGCTGGCCAGTGGCGGTAATAACCTGTTTGGTGACCCAACCGGACTGATCATCACCGGATCGACGGATCCGGTCGACGTCGATCCGCTGCTGGGCCCCCTATCGGACAACGGCGGCCCCACGCTGACCCATGCACTGTTAGCCGGATCGCCAGCACTGGATGCCGGCGCGATGTTCGGTTTGACGCAAGACCAACGAGGGGTGGCACGGCCGCAAGGACCTGCGATCGACATCGGTGCATTCGAATCATCGCTTGCGGCACCGCTGAACGATGGCGACATCGACGCCAACGATTCCGCGCCGGGTTCCGCAGGTGATTCCGCGGCCGATTCGTTCAACGTCACCTTCGATGCGGTATCGAATGTTTACGTGGTCACCGTCAACGGCAACGAGGTTCAGCGAGTTGCCCCAGGGACGGTGTCGGTGATTCGCATCACCGGTTCCAGCGACAACGACACGGTCACCATCAACGACGGATCGGCCGCGTCGCCTGGTACCCCGCCACAGAACTTTGAAATCCTTGGCTTTGGCGGCGATGACACGGTCACCATCAACTCGCTGAACTCGGGCAACTCCGTTTCCATTGACGGTGGCGACGGCAACGACACCGTCAATGTTGGCGACGCATTTGCCGACACCGCGGTGGCCGGAACCGTTATGGTTTCCGGAGGAAGCCAGTCGGGGCCTAACCGACGGATACGTACTGGTGGTTTGGTGTCGCCCAACAATCCGTATGACGCAACGTCTCAGTACGTCGAATCAACGCCCGCATCTTCGGCCACTGGCGACACGCTGAACGTCCATGTTCGTTCGGCCAGCACAAGCCAGAAGGTTTCGGTCGACATGGTCGATCAAACGATCACTCGATCGTTCATTCGATTGGTATCGTTCGAAGGATTTGAAACGATCGGACTGGCCACGGGCGAAGGCGACGATTCGATCGAGGTACGCACCTCGGCAGCTGGCGGAAACGTGCTGACCGTCGATGGGCGTGGCGGCGACGACGTCGTCAGCGTCCTGGGCACGACGGGCAACGACGCGTTGCTGGTGCAATCGATCATGACCGACGCGACCGCTCGCACTTCGACCGAAGTTGGCAATGTCGAGTTCCTGTTTATCGACGGACAAGCTGGCAACGACGTCATCATCAATGATGCGGGCGGCGGCAGTGTGGGCACGTCACCGATCTCGGTGCTGTCGGGCGGCGCCGGCGATGACATCTTGATCGGCGGCAACCGCACCGATGCGATCTTCGGTGGTGATGGAACCGATGCGATCCTGGGCGGTGCGGGCGACGACTTCCTGTTCACCGACCATGATCCGGACGGGCAAAGGTATTCGTCATCGGGCGAATTGATTCTGACCGGATCGGGATCCGACCGCGGTGTCGGCATTGACGGTGACGTCGTGGTTGGACAGTTGACCACGGAGACCACCGACGGCGGTATTTCGATTTCGATCTTCCCACAAAGCGACTTTCCGACCGCAAGCTTGGCGGACGTTGACGCGTTGATTGCTGAATCGTTCAGCACGTTGGCGGGGTTAGGGTTCGATTTCCCGTTGATCGATGGTCCGGCAACGGATCTGGGCGAAGTCGATTTCCAACTGCTGGAAGGTCTTAGTTTGTCGAATCGCACCACGGTGCAGTTCGCGCTGACCGCGCGTCAGGCCGGGACATTGACCGTTGAAACAGTCGTCGGCAGTGATACCGATGGTCCCATCCGTTTTGTCTTGTTGGATGACCAGGGACGTTTCTTGGCCGTTGCAACACCGCAAGCGGGCAACGAACGGCTGGACATCGACGTCACCGCTGGCCAAGCGGTACGGATCGCGATCTATGGCGGCAACACCGACTTTGACCTGCGAATCAACAACCTGGTCTCTGGCACGATGTTACCGATCGTGGCCGGAACCGCAGGCGACGACGTGTTCGAGCTGATGACAATCGGCAACACAGCGAATTTTTCCGTCAACGGGACGACTTATTCGCGTCAGTTGCCCGCCGGGGAACAGATCGAGTTCCTGTCCAGCGGCGGCGAAGACCAACTGCGTCTATCGGCGTCCGACGGGATGGCTCGCGTCCTGAAACAGGGCAATTCTGTCGCAGCGTTCGGTGATCAAATCGCCGCGTTGGTCCGCGGCATTCCGATCGTCGAAGTGTTGGTCGGCGATCTTCGACCGCTGCTGCAAAACCCGCTGGATCGATTCGATGTAACCGGCGATGGTCAGGTGACGGCGTTGGATGCGTTGCGGATCATCAACTATCTGGATCGCAGCGGTATCGGACCGATCTCGGACGTGATCGAGCGGATTGATCAGTCGATCTTGGGCTTCATCAACGGCACCAGCGACATTGACGTCAACGGTGACAACGCCATCACCGCGTTGGATGCGCTGCAGGTGATCAATCGATTGGGCGTTGTCGGCGGGCCCGGATCCGAGCAAGTGGAGTTCGTGATCGATCCAGGCCAAACTGCGATCGATACGCTGTTCGGCAGCGACGATGACGAGGACGACGCAAACGCAGACGGCGAGAATCGGTTGTTCTAA
- a CDS encoding redox-sensing transcriptional repressor Rex has product MADSQPSSESDPHAPVDGESTPAAGPLGKKSELPLGLPQPAVGRLSLYFRELHRLIETGVTSVNSRQLGRLVDVSPAVVRRDLSALGTIGRRGVGYDVQRLVDRIGVVLGSGTEWNVVLIGVGSLGDALLRYRGFQRLGFQLSGAFDNSPRRIGTTIAGVTVLDAAVMDDFLVQKPAQLAILAVPADVAGDIADRLVRGGVSGILNFAPTTIKLPPRVAIVNVDLASELQRLVFAVQSNKSPP; this is encoded by the coding sequence GTGGCCGATTCCCAGCCGTCCAGCGAAAGTGATCCCCACGCTCCGGTGGATGGCGAATCCACCCCGGCGGCGGGACCGCTTGGAAAGAAGTCCGAATTGCCTCTCGGGCTGCCTCAGCCGGCCGTGGGGCGACTGAGTCTTTATTTTCGTGAACTGCATCGGTTGATCGAGACCGGCGTGACCAGCGTCAACAGCCGCCAGCTGGGGAGACTGGTGGATGTTTCCCCGGCCGTGGTCCGCCGCGACCTCAGTGCACTGGGGACGATCGGCCGCCGGGGCGTCGGATACGACGTGCAGCGGTTGGTGGACCGGATCGGCGTCGTGCTGGGTTCGGGGACCGAGTGGAATGTGGTGTTGATCGGCGTCGGTTCGCTCGGCGACGCGCTGCTCCGCTATCGGGGGTTCCAGCGTCTGGGATTCCAGCTCAGCGGGGCGTTCGACAACTCCCCACGCCGGATCGGTACCACGATCGCGGGGGTCACCGTCCTGGATGCCGCGGTGATGGACGACTTTCTGGTCCAAAAACCGGCTCAATTGGCGATTTTGGCGGTCCCGGCCGACGTCGCCGGGGACATCGCCGATCGGCTGGTCCGCGGGGGCGTCAGCGGAATTTTAAATTTTGCGCCGACAACAATTAAGTTGCCGCCGCGGGTAGCGATCGTGAATGTGGACCTAGCCAGCGAGCTGCAGAGACTAGTTTTTGCGGTGCAAAGTAACAAATCGCCGCCATAA